From the genome of Adhaeribacter pallidiroseus:
TGTTTGTGTTCTGGGATTGGGTGGGCGGCCGGTATTCGCTTTGGTCTTCTATTGGCTTGTCGATAGCTTGTGCCATAGGCTACGAAAATTATATTCAATTGCTGGAAGGCGCTCATGCTATGGATCAACATTTCCGGATGACGCATTTTGAAAAAAATATTCCGGTACTTCTGGCTTTAATTAGTTTATGGTACATTAATTTTTTTGGGGCTCAAACCGAGGCTATTTTGCCTTACGATCAGTACATGCACCGATTCCCAGCTTACTTTCAACAAGGTAATATGGAAAGTAACGGTAAGTCTGTCGATCGTAATGGCGATCGGGTTACTTACCAAACTGGGCCAGTTATCTGGGGCGAACCCGGTACTAACGGACAACACGCCTTTTATCAGCTTATTCACCAGGGTACCCAACTAATTCCCTGCGATTTTCTGGCACCCGCCATTAGTCATAATCCTACCGGCGATCATCACGTAAAATTGCTCTCGAACTTCTTCGCGCAAACCGAAGCTTTAATGAACGGTAAAACGCTGCAGGAAGTAATCGAAGAATTAAAAAAAGACGGACTTTCGGAAGACGATATAAAAGAGCTGGCCCCGGTTAAAGTATTTGCCGGTAATAAGCCTACCAATTCCATTTTATTTAAAATTTTAGATCCGCGTACTTTGGGAAGCTTAATTGCTATGTACGAACATAAAATTTTCGTGCAGGGCGTTATCTGGAATATTTTTAGCTTCGACCAATGGGGCGTGGAGTTAGGGAAACAATTAGCCAAAAAAGTATTGCCCGAACTGCAAAGTACCGAAGAAGTAACTGCGCACGATTGTTCCACTAACGGATTAATTAATGCTTATAAGAGCATGTGTAATCAGTTTTTTAAAAATTAATTGCCCATGGCTAGGTAAACAAGCTTTCTGCTTTGAACAAAAGTTACTTAGGGTTTACAATCCCTGAATTTTTTAATAATATTGCTTTGTTAGGCAAAGGTATTATGTAAGTAGTACTAACCTGTTGTATGAGGTACTATAGCCGTAGAGGTTAAAATATTTCTCCGGTATTTGCGTTAAAAATAACAATTAATTTTAAATAATTTGATCCACTCATTTGTGGAAACCTGTGATAAATAAAGAAGTTACTTTTATTCCCTTAGGTACCATCGATTACCAGGAAGCCTGGAATTACCAGGAACAGTTATTCGCCGAAACCATCGCGATTAAAACGGATAATCGTAAGTTGGCCTTTCAGGAACAAAAGATTACTCCTAATTATTTGCTCTTTTGTCAGCATCCGCACGTTTATACATTAGGTAAAAGCGGCCAGGAAAGCCATTTGCTTTTAAACGAGCAAAGTTTGCGGCAGCACCAGGCGCAGTTTTATAAAATTAACCGGGGTGGCGATATTACTTATCATGGTCCGGGCCAATTGGTAGCCTATCCTATTCTGGATTTAGATAATTTCTTTACGGATATTCATAAGTATCTCCGTTTGCTGGAGGAAGCAGTAATTTTAACTTTGGCGGACTATGGTATTCTGGCTGGCCGCATTGCTGGTTTAACTGGCGTATGGCTTGATTTTGAAGAACAGCAAAACCCTCGTAAAATTTGTGCTCTGGGTGTTAAGTGTAGCCGGTGGGTAACCATGCACGGGTTGGCGTTAAATGTAAACACCGATTTGTCTTATTTTAATCACATCATTCCTTGCGGTATTCCTGATAAAGCGGTTACTTCTATGCAGCAAGAATTAAAAAGACTGGTAGTGCTGGCAGAAGTAGAAGAAAAACTCTTGTACCATTTTGAACAACTTTTTGGAGCTACTTGCCATATATTGTCTCATGAAGCAAGATATTAATTTTGATCCGGTAGAGGGGGTTTCTATTGCTGTTATCTTGGAAACAGATGCAGTAGTTGGCGCTCCTGAGTGGGGAGTGTATCTTATTAACCAGAACGATGTTTATCTCGATAATGTATTAGTATCTTCAAAAGGCTACGGCGAGCAGGAAGGCGAAAAAATAAGAACTTCTATTCTGCGCCACATGTTTGAACAAGTGCAACCCAAAAGCTTTGTTAAAGTTGAGCCCATTGATCCCGCTATTTTTCAACTTTATAATGAATATTGGGTAAGTTATTACATCGGCCGCAAAATCTATGATAAAAAGTTTGTGTTCGTACCAGGATCTATTGTGGAAGATAATTTAATTTACATTTCCATGATTGGCCTTAAAGGAGTCTTGCATACCTAACTTATTAAAATAACAACGCCTGTTTTTAATTAACAATAAAATCGAATCATTAATTACTGGCACTTTTTCTTCTAATAATTTATTTTTAATAGCAGATTTTAAGATTTGAACATATAAAAGTAAGTGAATTACTTTTAAATAAATTATATGATTTCATTATTACTCTCTTTTAGCTGGTCATTCTTAATTGCTCTTTTTGCAGTGCCTTCTATTATATATGTTGCCCATTTAAAAAATATACTAGATCAGCCCAATCTCCGGACAGTGCACGAGTCGTTAACTCCTCGTTTGGGTGGTTTGGCCGTTTTTGCCGGGTTTATGTCGGCGCTAACAATATTCGGCGATTTAAGTAACGGCGTGCAGCAATTATTAGCGGGGTGCATTATTCTTTTCTTTATCGGTTTAAAAGACGATCTGGTAGCAATTTCTCCTTTCAAGAAGTTTGCGGTACAACTACTGGCCAGTGGCATTGTAATGGTAATGGCCGATATACGCATTACCAGTTTTCAGGGTATTTTTGGCATTCACTCGTTGCCAATAGGTACCAGCTTTGCTTTTACTTTTATTATGATAGTAGGAATTACCAACGCTATTAATTTAATTGATGGTTTAGATGGTTTAGCGGGCACCATTGTTCTGATAATTACCAGTACTTTCGGGTGGTTCTTCTTTATGTACAACAGCAACTACGCCTTTGTAGCGGTTTGTTTAATCGGCGGTATTTTAGGTTTCTTAAGGTACAATTTTCATAAAGCCACCATATTTATGGGCGATACCGGTTCTTTATTATGCGGGTTTATTATTTCCGTATTAGCCATTCAGTTTATAGAAATGCGGGTTGTAAATTCATCGCCCACTATAACCTTAGGAATATTATTTGTACCCTTATTTGATACTGTCCGGGTATTTATTATACGAATTTCAAAAGGAATATCACCTTTTTCGCCGGACAAAAACCACATTCATCATCGGCTATTAGCGATGGGATTTCGTCAGATAAATACGGTACTTATTTTGGCTTTTATTAATATTGCGGTTATTGGCTATGTTGTTTTGTTCGACGAGATGGGCAATTTGTACTTGTTAGGTTCACTTGTACTATTTTCCATTCTGCTAAGTTTTATTTTAGGTGTATACAAAGCTAAAGCTCCGGCCCGAGTATCGGCTTAAATTGTTTCAAACTGTTGTAGGCAGTTTGATGGTATGGCTATTATTATTTGCTGGTAAGTTGCAGGCGCAAGATGGCCGGAATATAAACCTTAAAAATAAAAATCAGATAACGGTTGACTGGCTGGTGTTTAAACCTAATTACAATCGGCTCACCTTATATTTGCCCGATTATCATGGTCCTGTAAATGCCTTATACCAATGGGTATATATCCGCCCGGGTCAACCTTTTAGAATCAATTTTACCGCCCGGCAAGGATTATGTATTTTTATAGATAATCAACTTGTTTTTACTGCCGATTCGGTTGCGAGCTACGAGGTGGATCTAACCAAGTTAATAACTAAACCAGATGCTGTTCGCCCGCATTTATTATGTATCTGGCATCCTTTGGGGCAGTTAAACTATCAAACATTCCGGAATGCTGTATTAACACCCCAAGAAGCTGCCGATATTCAAGTTGATATAAAACCAGTTAGTGCCAGTTTAAGTATCCGGCCGAAAAATTTACCCAATCAAAATGTATTTATTTTGTTTCTACTGTTAATTGGTATAATATATGGAAGCCTTCGTACCAGCTATACCAGCGATTTTTACAGCATATTCCGGTTGAATACGTTTTTACGGAGTTCAGCCTTGGAAGAAGGTTTTTTGGCAAAGCCGATTAGTAGTTGGTCCAGCATTTTGTTTGTATTGGCTTTTTCTCTTTCTTTTGCCTTGGTTATTGTGGCTATTCATACCAATGTGCAAAATAACTTTATATTTAACCGTTTGTTTTTGGTTTCAGAAGCCGATATTACGTCCAAAATTATTTTTTATACTTTTTTAATTTTCATATTCATTCTTGTAAAGTATGTTTTTCTAAGAGTGATGGGCGTAATATTTGGTTTAAAACCCTTGGTAATGACTCAATACCGGGAGTTTTTAAGGACTACTTTATTCATGGGATTATTTTTCCCGATGATAATGTTATTGTATTTGGTATTAAATACAGCTAATCCACAAACGGTATTGTTAGTTTCAAATATAGCTGTGGCAAGTATTCTGATTTTTACAGTTTTAAGAATATTTTATACACTAAATAAAAAAGTCTCGCTTCGTAATCTTCATTTGTTTTCGTACATTTGCGCCACGGAAGTAATCCCCCTTGTTATACTTATTAAGTTAATAGTATTTACTTATTAAGGATAGAATAAGCGAGGGTAGTTCCGCAGACGACCTTAGAAATACATTGGAACAACAGAACTAATTTATGGCCGAGAGTAAAGAAAAGCCGGGTACTGATAAACACGCCGTTAAAATCAAGAGTATTTTAGTTACCCAGCCTAAACCAACTAACGATAATTCTCCTTATTTAACACTCGCCCAAAAGTATGGTATTAAGGTGGATTTTCGGGAGTTTATTCAGGTAGAGCCAGTACCTTATAAAGAATTCCGGAAAGATAAGGTTAACATTCTGGAGCATACGGCAGTTATCTTTACTAGTCGTAATGCCGTAGACCATTTCTTTCGGATTTGTGCGGAAAGTAAGATTGAGATGCCTGCTGAGATGAAATATTTTTGTATATCGGAGCAAACTGCGTATTACTTGCAAAAATACATTGTGCTACGTAAGCGAAAGTTATTTACTGGTGAAAAAACTGCTACCGATCTATTTGATGTTATAAAAAAACATAAAAACGAGAAGTTTCTATATCCTTGCTCCAACATCCGCAAAGATGACATTCCGGAATTCATGCGGGCTAATAATTTTAATTTTACGGAAGCTGTAATCTATAAAACGGTGGCAGCTGACTTATCTGATTTAGCTGAGGTAAAGTACGACTGTATTGCTTTCTTTAGTCCTTCGGGTATCCATTCTTTGTTTGTAAATTTCCCCGATTTTAAGCAGAATAATACCCGTATTGCTGCTTTTGGACCCACAACCGCGCAAGCTGTTTTAGACGCTAACCTGGAATTAGACATTGTTGCTCCTATGCCTAATGCTCCTTCCATGACCGGAGCCATTGAATTATACATTCAGAAACAAGCCGGGAAAAAGTAATACCTTCTACTTAAAAAAAACGTACGGTTGAAAATATAAGATGCGAACAAAAAATCGTTATGATTTTGTGTTGTTTGCAAATGCATTATATTTTTATCTATTTTGGGCTAGATACTAGGTCGTAAAATGCCTATAGTATTCCAAAGTTATCTTTAAACCGTACTATGAGGAAATATTTCTACGTATTAACTGTTTTTTTAATTGTTCAGGTAAGCGCTTTTGCTCAGCAACAGCCCCAATTTAGTCATTATAGCTTTAACGGGATGTATTTAAGCCCTGCTTATGCTGGTATTACAGATAAAACGGAGGTAAATATGTTATATCGCTATCAATGGGTCGGTTACCAAGGCAGTTTTGATAGCGGGGGAGCTCCTAAAACTGGATTAATTTCTATTTCTTTACCTGTTCGGTTTTTAGGCGGTGGAATTGGAATTTATGCGACTAATGATCGGTTAGGTGTTACAGAATCTACTAGTGCATCCTTGGCTTACTCTGCTCATTTCAAAATTGGTACAGGTAAATTGGGAGTAGGCGTTCAAGGAAATTTAACAAATATAAAAAAAGGTGAGTATCGACCGAACGAACCAGGTGATCCTAGTGTTCCGGAGAACAGTTCAGATAGTAAATATGATATTGGCGCAGGGCTTTGGTATCAATCGTCTAAATTGTATATTGGCGGGGGAATAAATAATTTGCTGCAATCAAAATATAGGTTTGAAGATAGTGCTCAGACTAGAACCAGTGGATTTGGTTTGTTTACAGCTCGCAATCATGCTTTTTTAACAGCCGGATATTACTTGGCGGTTTCACCAACGGTAACAATAGTGCCTACGGCTATTGTTAAATATGATTTAAATAAGCTATCAGTTGAAGCAGGAGGAAGGGCAGTTTTAAATGAAAAGTACTATGCAGGGGTTGGTTATCGCCACCAAGAAGCAGTTACAGCAATGGCCGGAATGTATTTAACCAGGAATAATGCTTTGCAGTTAGGATATGCGTTTGATTTAACTACTTTTAATCCAGAAGCTAAAGCTTTAACGTCGCACGAACTAATACTTTCTTATTCCATTTCAAGACCTGCAAATATTATAAAACCAATTATCAGGACTCCCCGGTATAGCTTCTAGGATATATACAATTATTTCTGGTTTAATAAACTTAATAATTAAATTAGTGGTTATCAGTAAGATGTGTGAATTTTAGGTTTGCTTATAATAACTTCTTTAAAACGTAGAAAAGTTGGAGAAATACTAAATAAAAGCTATTGTTTTTAATATTTCTCTTTGTTACCTTTGCCAAGTACTAAAATTGTAATAGTTATATTTGATATTTCTTCTTTGTTTATCTTAGTTATGAATAAATTTCTAAAATTGTCTTTTATTGCTGTATCAGTAATAGTTTTAGGCGGCTGCGGTATGCGTGGTGGACCTGAAGGAGACGTGATAGGTGCACAAGACCGGCCAGAATTTAACCCGCAAGAAGTTCCTTACGGGATGGTACCTTGCCCTGGCGGAACTTTCCACATGGGACAGACTGATCAGGATATAGCAGCCACTATGTCTAACTTGAATAAGCAAGTTACTATTAGGGGCTTTTATATGGATGAAACCGAAATTACCAATAATGAATACCGGGAGTTTATGAATGCTATCCGGGAAGATTCGTTAGATATACTCGGTGAAGAATATGTGATGACACGCTTATATCCGGATACAACAGTTTGGATGCGAGATTTTACCTATTCTATGGGTGATCCCATGATGCAATATTATTATACGCACCCGGCATTTGATAATTATCCTGTAGTAGGTGTAGATTGGAATGCGGCAAGATATTTTTCAGACTGGCGTACTAAACGTAAAAATGCTTTTCTGGTGGAAGATGGTCAAGCTGCTATGCCAGATTTCCGGTTGCCCTCTGAAGCAGAGTGGGAATATGCTGCCCGGGGTGGCCGTGATATGGTTACTTATCCTTGGGGTGGTCCTTACTTGCGTAATGCTAAAGGTTGTATGTTAGCTAATTTCAAACCTGGACGGGGTGATTACTACAGCGATGGTTATTCTTATACTGGACCGGTAGGTCAATACTTTCCGAACGATTTTGGATTATATGATATGGCAGGTAATGTATCGGAGTGGTGTGCCGATGCTTATTACGATGCGGCAGTACCGGTAGTTTGGGATTTGAATCCAGTTTATAATAATGATAACGAACCAAGAAAGGTAGTAAGAGGCGGTTCCTGGAAAGATGTGGCATATTTTTTGGAAACAGGTACTCGGAACTTTGAATTTGAAGATTCAGCTCGCTCTTACATTGGGTTCCGCAATTCTATGATCATGTTAGGTGATCGCCAACGCTCAAGATAGTATTTTACTAAGAATTCTCTTTAACAATAAAAATAAATACAACAAAGCTTAATTACATCAAACTAATTTTTTACAAAACAGTTAATCCTTCATCCACAAAAAAACAAATCAAAAAACAAAATGAGTAAAGCAAAAGGTGGCAATTTCCTATTCGATGTAGTAATGCCAAAAGTGTACGGTATCGGTGCTGCAATTGTAATTGTAGGAGCTCTTTTTAAAATTCAGCACTGGGAAGGTGCTGGGGCCATGCTTACCGTAGGTCTATTAACCGAGGCCATTATATTTTTTCTGAGTGCCTTTCAGCCACAGAGTCATGAAGTAGATTGGGCTCGCGTATATCCGCAATTAGCGGATGACTATACTGGTCCTAAAGCGCAAATCACTCCAAGTGGTCCATCCATTACCGGTGATTTAGATAAGATGTTACGTGATGCCAATGTAACACCAGCTAGCATTAGTACTTTAGGTCAGGGATTAAATCGCTTAAGCGAAACTACTTCGCAAATGGCCGATTTAGGTGATGCTACTATTGCTACAAAAGAGTATACCACAAAAGTAAGAACTGCCGCCGGATCTTTGGAAAAGATCAACGAAGCGTATGCAACTACTGTTGATGCTATCAAGCAAATGACGAGTGCTACTTCTAATACCCGCGAATACCATGAGCAGGTACAAAATATTACAAAGAACTTAGGCGCATTAAATGCTGTTTACGAAATGGAACTACAAGACGCAAACAATCATTTAAAGTCTATGAACCGGTTCTATGGTAACTTAACTGTAGCCATGCAGAATCTAACGGATGCTTCAAAAGATACTGAGCAGTTTAAAAATGAAGTGGGCACTTTAACTAAAAACCTACACTCTTTGAATAATGTGTATGGTAATATGCTAAATGCAATGCGCTCTTAATCTAAAGCAAACTAACAAAAACAATTAATTAAAAAGCATTTTATAAAAAATGGCTGGAGCAAAAGAATCCCCAAGGCAGAAACTTATTGGAATGATGTACTTGGTACTTACAGCGCTGCTAGCGTTACAGGTAAGTTCTGCGATCATCTTAAAATTTAAATTTCTAGACGACAGTTTGATGACGGTTAATAACAAAACCAAAGCAGACAATGATGGAGTCCGGAAATCAATTGAAACTACCGTAGCGAAAGGCGGTAACCGTCCCAATGATAAAAAAGTACTAGACCAAGCTTCTGAAGTACGGGCCCAAACTACTGAAGTTATTAATTATGTAGAAGGCTTACGTACCGAATTGATTAGAAGAGCTGGTGGTATGGAAGGAGAAACTTATAAAGATCCTAGTGCAGAAGATGCCGTAGCTACTTATATGATTGGAGCTAATAAGGGTAAAGGTAAAGCGTACGAGTTAAAAGACCGCTTAAACAAGTATGCGAATGCTATGCGGGTATATAACCCTAGCATTCCGCAACTAGCAGTTGATGCAAAAGATGATCCAGTTGCAAAAAAAGATCGGATTCAACGGAGCAAAGACTTTGCAGAGCTTAACTTTGAAGCTACTCCATTAACAGCAGCTTTAGCAGTGTTAGCTCAGAAAGAAACGGAAATTTTAAAATACGAAGCTGATATCTTACAAACTTTAGCCGGTAAAGTAGGAGCAGATATTATTAAATTCGATAAAATATTTGGTAACTATAGTGCTGCCTCAAATACAGTAGCAGCTGGTACAAAATATTCTGCCGAAATGTTTATCGCTGCTACTTCTAGTGCTATCGCTCCCCGTATGTTCTTTGAAGGCCGACCAGTTAAAGTAGAGAATGGTCGTGGTAAAGTAGAGTTTGTTGCTTCTGCTGGTGCTTACGATAAAGATGGTAATGCGAAGAAGTCTTGGAAAGGTCAGATTAAAATGACTCAGAATGGCCGGGACACTACATTCCAAGTTTCTGGAGAATATGTTGTAGCGAAGCCTGTAATGTCTATTCAATCTGCTTCGGTACAAGCCTTGTATTTGAACTGCGGTAATAAATTAGATGTTCAAGTACCGGCATTAGGTGCCTTATATGATCCTGCATTCTCCGCTTCTGGAGCACAGGTTTCTAAAGGAACGAAAAAAGGTGAGGTAATGGTTTTACCGACTGCTCGCCAAGTAACATTAAATGTAAGCAGTGGTGGAGCAGCAATTGGTAATCAAACTTTCCAAGTACGCCCAGTTCCTCGCCCAGATATTGTTTGCTTAGCAAATGGTCGTCCGGTAGATGAGAAAAGAGGTTTACCGGCTCCTGGTCCGAGACAGATATCGGTAGAGGCAATTGCTGAAGAAAGTTTTAAAAACATGTTGCCACAGGATGCTCGCTTCCGGGTAACAGAATTTGAAGTAACTTTAGCTCGCGGAAAAAATATTGTTCAAGAACAATCGTTTAGTAGTAAAACTGCCAACATCACTTCGATGGCAGCTCAGGCTAGACCTGGTGACCGACTGATTGTAACAGTAAAAGATTTGAAGCGTGCTAATTACAAAGATCAGTTCGAGGATGTGCCGGTTGGTAGTAAATCATTCGTTATAGCATTAAATTAATCTGATTAAATATGAATAAGTTTTTGATATTGGTTTTTGGAGTTAGTTTATCGGTAAATGCTTTTGCTCAGCAAAAGAAAGCAACTGGTATTCCTGCTCCTAAGCAAACGCAACAGCCCGGTTTACCTAAGGCTACTGGTACACCAGCTAAAAACACGCCTGCTGCACAAGGTACACAACAATCAGCAATAGGTGGAGCGACTAATGGTGGAGCAGGAGTA
Proteins encoded in this window:
- the pgi gene encoding glucose-6-phosphate isomerase; amino-acid sequence: MLKNINPVTTNAWKKLEQHYAIMKDNHMVDMFAVDPSRFAKFSLHFEDILVDFSKNIINDQTLEALLELAEEAQVKDAIEQMFSGDKINLRENRAVLHIALRNRSNDPIYEDGEDVMPEINHVLEQIETFSNKIGAGEWLGYTGKPIAHIVNIGIGGSDLGPYMVTEALKPYQKPNLEVHFVSNVDGTHIVETLKKVDPETTLFMIASKTFTTQETMTNAETAKAWFLEHAQNETEVAKHFVAISTNLEAVKAFGIAEENMFVFWDWVGGRYSLWSSIGLSIACAIGYENYIQLLEGAHAMDQHFRMTHFEKNIPVLLALISLWYINFFGAQTEAILPYDQYMHRFPAYFQQGNMESNGKSVDRNGDRVTYQTGPVIWGEPGTNGQHAFYQLIHQGTQLIPCDFLAPAISHNPTGDHHVKLLSNFFAQTEALMNGKTLQEVIEELKKDGLSEDDIKELAPVKVFAGNKPTNSILFKILDPRTLGSLIAMYEHKIFVQGVIWNIFSFDQWGVELGKQLAKKVLPELQSTEEVTAHDCSTNGLINAYKSMCNQFFKN
- the lipB gene encoding lipoyl(octanoyl) transferase LipB, with the protein product MINKEVTFIPLGTIDYQEAWNYQEQLFAETIAIKTDNRKLAFQEQKITPNYLLFCQHPHVYTLGKSGQESHLLLNEQSLRQHQAQFYKINRGGDITYHGPGQLVAYPILDLDNFFTDIHKYLRLLEEAVILTLADYGILAGRIAGLTGVWLDFEEQQNPRKICALGVKCSRWVTMHGLALNVNTDLSYFNHIIPCGIPDKAVTSMQQELKRLVVLAEVEEKLLYHFEQLFGATCHILSHEARY
- a CDS encoding MraY family glycosyltransferase encodes the protein MISLLLSFSWSFLIALFAVPSIIYVAHLKNILDQPNLRTVHESLTPRLGGLAVFAGFMSALTIFGDLSNGVQQLLAGCIILFFIGLKDDLVAISPFKKFAVQLLASGIVMVMADIRITSFQGIFGIHSLPIGTSFAFTFIMIVGITNAINLIDGLDGLAGTIVLIITSTFGWFFFMYNSNYAFVAVCLIGGILGFLRYNFHKATIFMGDTGSLLCGFIISVLAIQFIEMRVVNSSPTITLGILFVPLFDTVRVFIIRISKGISPFSPDKNHIHHRLLAMGFRQINTVLILAFINIAVIGYVVLFDEMGNLYLLGSLVLFSILLSFILGVYKAKAPARVSA
- a CDS encoding DUF4271 domain-containing protein; amino-acid sequence: MFQTVVGSLMVWLLLFAGKLQAQDGRNINLKNKNQITVDWLVFKPNYNRLTLYLPDYHGPVNALYQWVYIRPGQPFRINFTARQGLCIFIDNQLVFTADSVASYEVDLTKLITKPDAVRPHLLCIWHPLGQLNYQTFRNAVLTPQEAADIQVDIKPVSASLSIRPKNLPNQNVFILFLLLIGIIYGSLRTSYTSDFYSIFRLNTFLRSSALEEGFLAKPISSWSSILFVLAFSLSFALVIVAIHTNVQNNFIFNRLFLVSEADITSKIIFYTFLIFIFILVKYVFLRVMGVIFGLKPLVMTQYREFLRTTLFMGLFFPMIMLLYLVLNTANPQTVLLVSNIAVASILIFTVLRIFYTLNKKVSLRNLHLFSYICATEVIPLVILIKLIVFTY
- a CDS encoding uroporphyrinogen-III synthase; protein product: MAESKEKPGTDKHAVKIKSILVTQPKPTNDNSPYLTLAQKYGIKVDFREFIQVEPVPYKEFRKDKVNILEHTAVIFTSRNAVDHFFRICAESKIEMPAEMKYFCISEQTAYYLQKYIVLRKRKLFTGEKTATDLFDVIKKHKNEKFLYPCSNIRKDDIPEFMRANNFNFTEAVIYKTVAADLSDLAEVKYDCIAFFSPSGIHSLFVNFPDFKQNNTRIAAFGPTTAQAVLDANLELDIVAPMPNAPSMTGAIELYIQKQAGKK
- a CDS encoding PorP/SprF family type IX secretion system membrane protein, giving the protein MRKYFYVLTVFLIVQVSAFAQQQPQFSHYSFNGMYLSPAYAGITDKTEVNMLYRYQWVGYQGSFDSGGAPKTGLISISLPVRFLGGGIGIYATNDRLGVTESTSASLAYSAHFKIGTGKLGVGVQGNLTNIKKGEYRPNEPGDPSVPENSSDSKYDIGAGLWYQSSKLYIGGGINNLLQSKYRFEDSAQTRTSGFGLFTARNHAFLTAGYYLAVSPTVTIVPTAIVKYDLNKLSVEAGGRAVLNEKYYAGVGYRHQEAVTAMAGMYLTRNNALQLGYAFDLTTFNPEAKALTSHELILSYSISRPANIIKPIIRTPRYSF
- the porK gene encoding T9SS ring complex lipoprotein PorK/GldK, whose protein sequence is MNKFLKLSFIAVSVIVLGGCGMRGGPEGDVIGAQDRPEFNPQEVPYGMVPCPGGTFHMGQTDQDIAATMSNLNKQVTIRGFYMDETEITNNEYREFMNAIREDSLDILGEEYVMTRLYPDTTVWMRDFTYSMGDPMMQYYYTHPAFDNYPVVGVDWNAARYFSDWRTKRKNAFLVEDGQAAMPDFRLPSEAEWEYAARGGRDMVTYPWGGPYLRNAKGCMLANFKPGRGDYYSDGYSYTGPVGQYFPNDFGLYDMAGNVSEWCADAYYDAAVPVVWDLNPVYNNDNEPRKVVRGGSWKDVAYFLETGTRNFEFEDSARSYIGFRNSMIMLGDRQRSR
- the porL gene encoding type IX secretion system motor protein PorL/GldL; its protein translation is MSKAKGGNFLFDVVMPKVYGIGAAIVIVGALFKIQHWEGAGAMLTVGLLTEAIIFFLSAFQPQSHEVDWARVYPQLADDYTGPKAQITPSGPSITGDLDKMLRDANVTPASISTLGQGLNRLSETTSQMADLGDATIATKEYTTKVRTAAGSLEKINEAYATTVDAIKQMTSATSNTREYHEQVQNITKNLGALNAVYEMELQDANNHLKSMNRFYGNLTVAMQNLTDASKDTEQFKNEVGTLTKNLHSLNNVYGNMLNAMRS
- the porM gene encoding type IX secretion system motor protein PorM/GldM, whose amino-acid sequence is MAGAKESPRQKLIGMMYLVLTALLALQVSSAIILKFKFLDDSLMTVNNKTKADNDGVRKSIETTVAKGGNRPNDKKVLDQASEVRAQTTEVINYVEGLRTELIRRAGGMEGETYKDPSAEDAVATYMIGANKGKGKAYELKDRLNKYANAMRVYNPSIPQLAVDAKDDPVAKKDRIQRSKDFAELNFEATPLTAALAVLAQKETEILKYEADILQTLAGKVGADIIKFDKIFGNYSAASNTVAAGTKYSAEMFIAATSSAIAPRMFFEGRPVKVENGRGKVEFVASAGAYDKDGNAKKSWKGQIKMTQNGRDTTFQVSGEYVVAKPVMSIQSASVQALYLNCGNKLDVQVPALGALYDPAFSASGAQVSKGTKKGEVMVLPTARQVTLNVSSGGAAIGNQTFQVRPVPRPDIVCLANGRPVDEKRGLPAPGPRQISVEAIAEESFKNMLPQDARFRVTEFEVTLARGKNIVQEQSFSSKTANITSMAAQARPGDRLIVTVKDLKRANYKDQFEDVPVGSKSFVIALN